In a single window of the Bradyrhizobium sp. ORS 285 genome:
- a CDS encoding aldehyde dehydrogenase family protein: MTHFIDPRLGEAIRPFWPDFASIGSHVGGQCVIGDGATVAVNDPATGQLLFSYSDAGADVAARAAAAAVAGQAAWTRVTAAGRGRLMQAVARAILAAAEDLAKLESLSAGKPIRDTRGEVAKVAEMFEYYAGWADKFHGDVIPVPTSHLNYTRREPMGVVLQITPWNAPVFTAGWQIAPAISMGNAVLLKPSELTPLTSLALAVIAETAGLPKGVVNVLAGFGHTTGQAALAQAAVKKVVFVGSVPTGRLIGEAAARRLVPSVLELGGKSANIVFADADLERAAIGAQAAIFGGAGQSCVAGSRLLVQSAVYDRFVDLVAQGAAKIRCGDPLSVDTEIGPINNARQYDHVLSLIREGAEEGAEIVTGSKGERADGGYYVKPTVLKNVTNTMGIARKEVFGPVVAAIRFETEEEAIAIANDSEFGLAGAVWTKDVARAHRVAASVKAGTFWINSYKTINVASPFGGYNNSGHGRSSGVEALYEYTQVKSVWVETAAEPAVAFGYAPGLRD; the protein is encoded by the coding sequence CCGTCGCGGTGAATGATCCTGCAACGGGGCAGTTGCTGTTCAGTTATTCCGATGCGGGGGCCGATGTCGCGGCAAGAGCTGCCGCCGCAGCCGTTGCCGGGCAGGCGGCATGGACCCGCGTTACGGCCGCCGGCCGTGGTCGCCTAATGCAGGCGGTTGCCCGCGCGATCCTCGCTGCGGCCGAAGACTTGGCGAAGCTGGAATCGCTCTCCGCCGGCAAGCCGATCCGCGACACCAGAGGCGAGGTCGCCAAGGTCGCGGAGATGTTCGAATACTATGCGGGCTGGGCCGACAAATTCCACGGCGACGTCATTCCCGTGCCGACGAGCCATCTCAACTACACCCGGCGCGAGCCGATGGGAGTCGTGCTGCAGATCACGCCCTGGAATGCACCGGTCTTCACCGCCGGCTGGCAGATCGCGCCGGCGATCAGCATGGGCAATGCCGTACTGCTCAAGCCGTCCGAGCTGACGCCCTTGACCTCGCTGGCGCTCGCGGTCATCGCGGAAACCGCCGGCCTTCCGAAGGGCGTCGTCAACGTGCTCGCGGGCTTCGGCCACACCACCGGACAGGCGGCGCTCGCGCAAGCAGCGGTGAAGAAGGTCGTGTTCGTCGGCTCGGTGCCGACGGGACGGCTGATCGGCGAAGCTGCGGCGCGGCGGTTGGTGCCGTCCGTGCTCGAGCTCGGCGGCAAGTCCGCCAACATCGTGTTCGCCGATGCCGATCTCGAACGCGCCGCGATCGGCGCGCAGGCCGCGATCTTCGGCGGTGCGGGACAGAGCTGCGTCGCGGGCTCGCGGCTGCTGGTGCAGAGCGCAGTGTATGACCGCTTCGTCGATCTGGTCGCGCAAGGCGCAGCCAAGATCAGATGCGGCGATCCGCTGTCCGTGGACACCGAGATCGGCCCGATCAACAACGCCAGGCAATATGATCATGTGCTGTCACTGATCCGCGAGGGTGCGGAGGAGGGCGCGGAGATCGTCACCGGCAGTAAAGGTGAGCGCGCGGACGGCGGCTACTACGTCAAGCCCACGGTGCTGAAGAACGTCACCAACACCATGGGTATCGCGCGCAAGGAAGTGTTCGGGCCCGTCGTCGCCGCGATCCGCTTCGAGACGGAAGAGGAGGCGATCGCGATCGCCAATGACAGCGAGTTCGGCCTCGCCGGCGCCGTGTGGACAAAGGACGTCGCGCGCGCGCACCGCGTCGCAGCGAGCGTGAAGGCCGGCACGTTCTGGATCAACTCCTATAAGACGATCAACGTCGCCTCGCCCTTTGGTGGCTACAACAACAGCGGCCACGGCCGCTCCTCCGGCGTCGAGGCGCTGTACGAATATACGCAGGTGAAGAGCGTGTGGGTTGAGACCGCGGCCGAGCCGGCGGTCGCGTTCGGCTACGCACCCGGCTTGCGCGATTGA